In Spinacia oleracea cultivar Varoflay chromosome 5, BTI_SOV_V1, whole genome shotgun sequence, a single window of DNA contains:
- the LOC110785175 gene encoding uncharacterized protein: MDKSWISHKRTTPLFRQGVEEFIRIVLTRKKEGEKICCPCKSCGNMRKVSTEDELRAHIFWNGFSKNYTDWIWHGEGETGTENHSYEDHAEDLNTHHGNENEVLDEVFDEMLHDTEDNLTEGPPDYESLLTDAETPLYPGCSKYTRLTGVLELFELKAEAGWTDYHYSKLMVKLKDMFPEGNTLPSYTYATKKMLCPMGLDAEKIHACPNDCVLYRKDYNYLHECPTCGTSRYKVKSNGENTNEPAKVMWYLPVVPRLKRLFANAKDAENLTWHADGRNKDGMLRHAADSPQWKHIGTTFPNFSRETRNLRLRLCTDGINPFGNMSSQHSTWPVLLVNYNLPPWLCMKRKYIMLSNLISGPKQPGNDIDVYLAPLIEDLKKLWDEGERVYDEYRKETFTLRAMIFCTINDFPAYGNLSGHVVKGYKACPICEDDTKAVQLKSSKKVVYPFQRVFLPRNHPYRRLCKAFNGEPEHRSPPKPLTGKQVYERVKDINCVFGKPYKSLGDKLCYKKRSAFWILPYWEHLSVRHCIDVMHVEKNVFDSLIGTLLNMPGKTKDGEKARNDMVKMGMRLELKPTKKGKRYYLPPACYTLSKKEKKVLCESLHNVKVPSGYSSNIRNLVSLKDLKLVGLKSHDCHTLMQEILPIAIRSILPKQVRQAIIRLCLFFKAICSRVLDPGKLDSLQSQLIVTLCQLEMYFPPSFFDIMVYLIVHLVREVKLCGPVYLRYMYPFERNMGDWKGYVRNRSRPEGSIVEGYLTDEVLRYCIEHLEELETLGLPKPRHNKERVQGIGTVGRKVLNLSREIVDQAYLYILQQVDEVQPYLADHMNLIRQEYHGRGEKILRDEHNRSFIRWFQEKVDRGLKQTPNDVSEDIRCAAPAARMGMTRRVYPLGSLNPYQGNWTIKVRVTSKGTLRTFYNERGEGNVFNVELTDEYGTQIQATMFNAIEKKFFDTFDAGKV; encoded by the exons ATGGACAAAAGTTGGATTTCACATAAGCGTACTACCCCTCTGTTTCGTCAAGGGGTTGAGGAGTTCATTCGTATTGTACTTACACGTAAAAAGGAAGGAGAAAAAATATGTTGTCCTTGTAAGAGTTGTGGTAACATGCGTAAGGTGTCTACAGAAGATGAATTACGAGCTCATATTTTTTGGAAtggtttttccaaaaattatacTGATTGGATATGGCATGGTGAAGGGGAAACGGGTACTGAGAATCATAGCTACGAAGACCATGCAGAGGACTTAAATACTCACCATGGTAATGAAAATGAGGTGCTTGATGAGGTGTTTGATGAGATGTTGCACGATACGGAGGATAATCTCACAGAGGGGCCACCTGATTACGAAAGTTTGTTGACTGACGCCGAGACACCTTTGTATCCAGGGTGCAGTAAGTACACTCGATTAACAGGTGTACTAGAATTATTTGAACTGAAAGCGGAAGCCGGGTGGACTGATTATCATTACTCAAAATTGATGGTAAAATTGAAAGATATGTTTCCCGAAGGTAACACGCTTCCGAGTTATACTTATGCGACTAAGAAGATGTTGTGTCCGATGGGTTTGGATGCTGAGAAAATACATGCTTGCCCTAATGATTGCGTATTGTATCGAAAGGATTATAACTATTTGCATGAATGTCCAACTTGTGGGACATCGCGATATAAGGTGAAGAGCAACGGTGAAAACACCAATGAACCTGCTAAGGTAATGTGGTACCTACCTGTAGTGCCTAGGCTCAAACGCTTGTTCGCTAATGCTAAAGATGCAGAAAATTTGACATGGCATGCAGACGGGCGAAATAAAGATGGAATGCTTCGGCATGCTGCTGATTCCCCTCAATGGAAACATATTGGTACTACCTTTCCGAATTTTAGTCGTGAAACAAGGAATTTAAGGCTACGCTTATGTACAGATGGAATCAACCCATTTGGTAACATGAGTAGTCAGCATAGCACTTGGCCAGTTCTGTTGGTGAATTACAATTTACCACCTTGGTTGTGCATGAAGCGCAAATACATTATGTTGTCAAATTTGATatctgggcctaaacaacctggaaatgacatagatgtgtacttGGCACCACTGATTGAGGATTTGAAGAAGTTGTGGGATGAAGGTGAGCGTGTGTATGATGAATATCGTAAGGAAACATTTACTTTGCGTGCTATGATCTTCTGCACAATTAATGACTTTCCTGCGTATGGGAATTTATCTGGCCATGTTGTCAAGGGATACAAAGCTTGTCCTATTTGTGAAGATGATACCAAAGCTGTTCAATTGAAGAGTAGCAAGAAGGTTGTATACCCATTTCAACGAGTATTTCTACCTCGCAATCACCCTTATCGTCGGCTTTGCAAGGCTTTTAATGGAGAACCAGAACATAGATCTCCTCCTAAGCCTCTTACTGGGAAACAAGTTTATGAACGTGTAAAGGACATCAATTGTGTTTTCGGCAAACCCTACAAGTCTCTTGGTGACAAGTTATGTTATAAAAAGAGGTCTGCGTTTTGGATCTTGCCATATTGGGAACATCTTAGTGTAAGGCATTGTATTGATGTGATGCATGTTGAGAAAAATGTATTTGATAGTTTGATCGGAACGCTTCTGAACATGCCAGGGAAGACTAAAGATGGAGAGAAGGCTAGAAATGACATGGTCAAGATGGGAATGCGCCTTGAATTGAAACCTACAAAAAAGGGGAAGCGATATTACCTACCTCCAGCTTGTTATACTTTATCTAAGAAGGAGAAAAAAGTATTATGCGAGTCCTTACATAATGTGAAAGTTCCATCTGGATATTCGTCGAACATTCGAAACCTCGTGTCATTGAAAGATTTGAAATTAGTTGGATtgaagtctcatgattgtcatACTTTAATGCAAGAGATATTGCCGATTGCAATTAGGTCGATTTTACCCAAACAAGTACGACAAGCTATAATAAgactttgtttgtttttcaaaGCTATTTGTTCGCGGGTACTCGATCCTGGTAAATTAGACTCTTTGCAATCACAACTCATTGTCACATTGTGTCAACTTGAGATGTATTTTCCGCCCTCCTTTTTCGACATCATGGTGTATCTGATTGTTCATTTGGTGAGAGAGGTCAAACTTTGTGGGCCGGTGTATTTAAGGTACATGTATCCGTTTGAGCGCAATATGGGTGATTGGAAAGGTTATGTGAGGAATCGATCTCGTCCAGAAGGCAGCATAGTTGAGGGATATCTAACTGATGAGGTCCTTAGATATTGCATCGAGCATTTGGAAGAGTTAGAAACACTAGGACTTCCAAAGCCTCGTCACAATAAGGAGAGAGTACAAGGTATTGGTACAGTTGGTCGTAAAGTGCTAAACTTAAGTCGTGAAATAGTTGATCAAGCTTACCTCTACATCTTACAACAAGTTGATGAGGTGCAACCATATTTGGCAGACCATATGAATCTGATTAGGCAAGAATATCATGGCAGAGGTGAAAAAATTTTGAGAGACGAACACAATCGATCTTTCATCAGATGGTTCCAAGAGAAAGTGGATCGTGGTTTGAAACAAACACCAAATGATGTTAGTGAAGACATTAGATG TGCTGCACCTGCTGCAAGAATGGGTATGACTAGAAGAGTGTACCCTCTTGGTTCTTTGAACCCTTACCAAGGGAACTGGACCATCAAAGTCCGAGTTACCAGCAAGGGGACACTACGAACCTTCTATAATGAGAGAGGAGAAGGGAATGTCTTCAATGTTGAGCTAACTGATGAATAT GGTACTCAAATACAAGCAACGATGTTCAATGCGATAGAGAAGAAGTTCTTTGACACCTTTGATGCAGGGAAGGTTTAA